A window of Corythoichthys intestinalis isolate RoL2023-P3 chromosome 14, ASM3026506v1, whole genome shotgun sequence contains these coding sequences:
- the pold3 gene encoding DNA polymerase delta subunit 3 gives MQLMNKMDELYLDNIDEYVNDHDKIVTYKWLSGTLGVHVNTAKQMLYHYLDNKRKESSAQLHATYLVSGKCVDNGQTSHRVSLVREEQLEDFKSKMSLIVSIHVYSVQKALLRDSGPLYAVDYDAVKDNLLNCSKYSAIRCSGAVPMSSSERDLQRAPPPPVPEPQQSKKPSASDKTASKAKPAKGIIGMFTGKTASAKSKDISNEIKSEEAAVEVDIPKGKASAKSNHMMNFFSNQNTKKQEKPVKKEEEVAPEPSSAELQQPEKKQENVMVEPSKNKKDSRSKIKRLQSSDSEEEKMEKKKRRRIKKPVSDSSEDEDVIPDSPPPTVVREVSPVPAKEPASQPSYSETSKIRKRRRVLKSRTFVDEEGCIVTEKGYESESYSEEERAAPATKQATKNQARAKTSTSNEKKSVKKTTENKATKQASIMGFFQKK, from the exons ATGCAGTTAATGAACAAAATGGACGAGCTCTATCTGGATAATATCGACGAATACGTTAACGACCACGACAAAATA GTGACATATAAATGGCTGAGTGGCACTCTTGGAGTGCATGTCAACACAGCTAaaca gATGCTATATCACTACTTGGACAACAAAAGGAAGGAGAGCTCAGCTCAGCTCCATGCGACTTATCTGGTGTCAGGAAAGTGTGTGGACAACGGTCAAACG AGTCATAGGGTGTCACTTGTGCGCGAGGAGCAGCTGGAAG ATTTTAAGTCCAAAATGAGTTTGATTGTGAGTATACACGTTTATAGCGTCCAGAAAGCTCTGCTGAGGGACAGCGGGCCGCTATACGCCGTCGACTACGATGCCGTCAAAGACAACTTGCTCAACTGCAGCAA GTACAGTGCCATCCGATGTTCCGGTGCCGTTCCCATGTCCTCATCAGAACGTGATTTGCAGAGAGCTCCACCTCCTCCTGTTCCGGAGCCACAACAGAGCAAGAAGCCTTCTGCTAGCGACAAAACAGCTTCTAAAGCCAAGCCAGCCAAAGGCATCATTGGAATGTTCACTGGTAAAACTGCGTCAGCCAAGAGCAAAGACATCAGCAACGAGATCAAGTCAGAGGAAGCAGCTGTAGAG GTGGATATCCCTAAGGGTAAAGCGTCAGCAAAATCCAATCACATGATGAACTTCTTCAGCAACCAAAACACAA AGAAGCAAGAAAAACCTGTGAAGAAGGAGGAAGAAGTGGCACCAGAGCCTTCGTCGGCTGAGCTGCAACagccagaaaaaaaacaagaaaacgtTATGGTAGAACCATCGAAGAACAAGAAAGATTCAAGAAG CAAAATTAAACGTCTCCAGAGTTCAGACAGCGAGGAGGAGAAGATGGAAAAGAAGAAGCGACGAAGGATCAAGAAACCGGTGTCTGACAGCAGTGAAGACGAAGAcg TTATTCCAGATTCTCCACCACCGACGGTAGTGAGAGAAGTGTCACCAGTGCCCGCCAAGGAACCTGCATCACAA CCAAGTTACTCTGAGACCTCTAAAATCCGCAAGCGTAGACGTGTTCTGAAGTCTCGAACCTTCGTGGACGAAGAGGGTTGCATTG TAACGGAGAAAGGCTACGAGAGCGAGTCTTATTCAGAAGAGGAAAGAGCCGCCCCAGCCACCAAGCAGGCGACAAAAAATCAGGCCAGGGCCAAAACGTCAACGAGCAACGAGAAGAAAagtgtgaagaaaacaacagagaACAAAGCCACAAAACAAGCTTCCATTATGGGATTTTTTCAAAAGAAGTGA